GCACCGAGCACATGCAGCTTCTGAACGACTGGCGCGACTGGGCCCTTCGTGACGGCAAGAGAGTCTACACCAACCATGCTGGCAAAGAGTTCGTCATCTCCCTGCAGAACACCTGCATGAAGTGCCACAACAACAAGGCCGACTTCTGCGACAAGTGTCATACCGACGCCGGTGTCTCTCCCTACTGCTGGGATTGCCACATTCAGCCGGAGGGTTTGAAATAATGAAGAACAACAGAAGAACCTTCATCAAGCTTGCCGGCATAGCCGCAGCCGGTTTGGCCGTGGCGCCCAAAGCCATGGCCTCGGGCAGCGCCGCTCCGGTGAAGACCAACCCCGAGGCAGTTCATGCCGAACATTGGGCCATGGTCATAGATACCACCAAGCTGCACACCGAAGAAGAAATCGCCGAGTTGGCCGGTATCTGCCACTCCATCCACAATGTCCCGAACATTGAGGGCAAGAAGGAAGTCAAGTGGCTTTGGGCCGACGAGTATGGGCACACCTTCCCGGAGCAGGAAAACCCGCACCTGTCCGAAGAAGTGCACCATCGCTCCTTCCCCCTGCTGTGCAACCATTGCGAAAACCCGCCCTGTGTGCGCGTTTGCCCGACCAAGGCGACCTACAAGCGGCCTGACGGCATCGTGGCCATGGACTATCATCGCTGCATCGGTTGCCGTTACTGCATGGCCGGTTGTCCCTACGGCTCCCGTTCGTTCAACTGGGGCGAGCCCCGGCTGCACATGGATCTGGCCAAGCTGAACCCCGAGTTCCCCACTCGCATGCGTGGCGTAGTCGAGAAGTGCAACTTCTGCGTGGAGCGCCTTGCCGTCGGCAAGATGCCCGCCTGCGTCGAAGCCTCGCACGGGGCCATTGTGTTCGGCGATCTGTCTGATCCTGATTCCGACGTCCGTAAGGTGCTTCGCGAGAAGTTCACCATTCGTCGTAAACCCACTGCAGGCACTGAGCCCAGTGTTTACTACATCATTTAGGAGGAATCAGAATGCTTGAATTAGCCCTCAAAGGTTCCAAGAGATATTGGATGTGGATCAGCTTCCTTCTGGTTCTGATCGGCATTGGCTCACTGGCATACGTCA
This DNA window, taken from Pseudodesulfovibrio sp. S3, encodes the following:
- the dsrJ gene encoding sulfate reduction electron transfer complex DsrMKJOP subunit DsrJ encodes the protein MKMQNGFAIIAGLIIFIGMITAPFAVGTMTKEYKQPELKMPVGEKECIESKEFMRTEHMQLLNDWRDWALRDGKRVYTNHAGKEFVISLQNTCMKCHNNKADFCDKCHTDAGVSPYCWDCHIQPEGLK
- the dsrO gene encoding sulfate reduction electron transfer complex DsrMKJOP subunit DsrO; translation: MKNNRRTFIKLAGIAAAGLAVAPKAMASGSAAPVKTNPEAVHAEHWAMVIDTTKLHTEEEIAELAGICHSIHNVPNIEGKKEVKWLWADEYGHTFPEQENPHLSEEVHHRSFPLLCNHCENPPCVRVCPTKATYKRPDGIVAMDYHRCIGCRYCMAGCPYGSRSFNWGEPRLHMDLAKLNPEFPTRMRGVVEKCNFCVERLAVGKMPACVEASHGAIVFGDLSDPDSDVRKVLREKFTIRRKPTAGTEPSVYYII